A window of the Pseudoliparis swirei isolate HS2019 ecotype Mariana Trench chromosome 13, NWPU_hadal_v1, whole genome shotgun sequence genome harbors these coding sequences:
- the LOC130204023 gene encoding liprin-alpha-3-like isoform X2, whose amino-acid sequence MMMCEVMPTISEDGRSGTGGGPSSPAGAGGDGAAGAGGLSGREAKTGGDEGGSTGNLESLMVNMLTERERLLENLRDTQDCLGTAQLRLRELGHEKESLQRQLSIALPQEFTVLTKELNVCREQLLEREEEISELKAERNNTRLLLEHLECLVSRHERSLRMTVVKRQAQSPAGVSSEVEVLKALKSLFEHHKALDEKVRERLRVALERVSTLEDQLAASSQEVISLRDQIKRRQQGADGGKDRLPNGPSTGLEDSELERQREAEIERQRSELSQLKERLALMCRQVGEIEEQLATARREVTKSEEANQKLQREVKEALCQREDMEERITTLERRYLSAQREATSLHDIKDKLENELASKESLHRQSEEKNRQLQERLDEAKQKLQQTLQRAETLPEIEAQLAQRVAALNKAEERHGNFEERLRQMEAQLEEKNQELQRARQREKMNDEHNKRLSDTVDKLLSESNERLQLHLKERMAALEEKNALSEELSNMKKIQDDLIANKEQLLAELERIQVELDQLRGRPGSSSYSRAGSVSSLPSTLFRRSLPGSASELRYPQGGGSLPSGYSNSSGVVVRRTHRGRWGARDDNNKYGEWDSGSMLGPGYDGGDGCSDDEDDRETLFGSELLSPSGQTDVQTLAIMLQEQLEAINKEIKLIQEEKESTELRAEEIESRVSSVALDAPLPPSSLGGRDSVGRGYMTPSLTSSTLASPSPPSSGHSTPRLPHSPHRETDRQNSKDGEECRALALIDSNPPSVPRALRLDRMTHTHPGAGLDDLREFRSLSGDGSTTASQDSLHKASKKKSIKSSIGRLFGKKEKGRIGAHGRESSSLASTPSDDLGSADPLGLQKLGTGTVEKDRRSKKKHDLLEEACRQGLPFASWDGPTVVTWLELWVGMPAWYVAACRANVKSGAIMANLSDTEIQREIGISNPLHRLKLRLAIQEMVSLTSPSAPASTHSSTSNIWMTHAELESLAATTKPEQNEFSWDQILAYGDMNHEWVGNEWLPSLGLPQYRSYFMESLVDARMLDHLTKKELRGQLKMVDSFHRVSLHYGIMCLKRLNYDRKELERRRDESQQQSQDVMVWSNERVMCWVQSIGLKEFADNLLESGVHGALLALDDTFDYTDLALLLQMPNQNTQARQLLDKEYNALITMGTERRPDEDGMKTFTRSPSWRKMFREKDLRGMTSDSSETLPANFRASAISTPSVTLRKVQSEGPRGESGSVRTYSC is encoded by the exons GAGTTTACCGTGTTGACTAAAGAGTTGAACGTTTGCCGGGAGCAGCttctggagagggaggaggagatttCTGAGCTCAAGGCGGAGAGGAACAACACACGT TTGTTGCTGGAACACCTGGAGTGTCTGGTATCCCGCCATGAGCGCAGTCTGAGGATGACGGTGGTGAAAAGACAAGCCCAGTCCCCGGCGGGGGTCTCCAGTGAGGTGGAAGTCCTCAAGGCCCTCAAGTCTCTGTTTGAGCACCACAAGGCTCTGGATGAGAAG GTGCGTGAGAGGCTCCGCGTGGCCCTCGAGAGGGTGTCCACGTTAGAGGACCAACTCGCTGCCTCCTCTCAAGAG GTGATCTCTCTAAGAGACCAAATTAAAAGACGTCAACAAGGGGCGGACGGCGGGAAAGAT CGACTACCCAATGGTCCCTCCACCGGCCTGGAGGACAGTGAGTTGGAGAGGCAGCGAGAAGCAGAAATAGAGAGGCAGAGATCTGAGCTCTCCCAGCTGAAGGAGAGGTTGGCCCTCATGTGCCGGCAG GTTGGGGAAATAGAGGAGCAGCTTGCGACCGCCAGGAGGGAGGTGACGAAGTCAGAGGAGGCCAATCAGAAGCTCCAAAGGGAAGTGAAAGAG GCCCTTTGCCAAagggaggacatggaggaaagGATCACAACACTAGAACGCAG GTACCTCAGCGCCCAGAGGGAGGCGACTTCTCTTCATGATATCAAAGACAAGCTGGAAAATGAGCTGGCAAGCAAGGAATCActgcacagacag agtGAAGAGAAGAACCGACAGCTGCAGGAGCGTCTGGATGAAGCCAAGCAGAAGCTGCAGCAGACCCTGCAGAGGGCAGAGACTCTGCCTGAGATCGAGGCCCAGCTCGCCCAACGGGTTGCTGCGCTCAACAAG GCCGAGGAGCGCCATGGAAACTTTGAGGAGCGACTGCGGCAAATGGAAGCTCAACTGGAAGAGAAGAACCAGGAGCTGCAGAGG GCGAGGCAGAGGGAAAAGATGAACGACGAACACAACAAACGCCTCTCGGACACGGTGGACAAGCTTCTGTCTGAGTCCAACGAGAGACTGCAGCTCCACCTCAAAGAGAGGATGGCGGCGCTGGAGGAGAAG AACGCTCTCTCCGAGGAACTGTCCAATATGAAGAAAATCCAAGATGATCTTATAGCTAATAAG GAACAGCTCCTGGCTGAGCTGGAGCGAATCCAAGTGGAGCTGGATCAACTGAGAGGCCGGCCGGGCTCTTCTTCATATTCCAG GGCCGGCAGCGTGAGCTCACTTCCCTCCACCCTTTTCCGAAGATCTCTCCCAGGGAGCGCCTCGGAGCTGCGCTACCCCCAGGGCGGAGGCTCGCTCCCGTCCGGCTACAGCAACTCCAGCGGCGTGGTGGTCAGGCGCACGCACCGAGGCCGCTGGGGGGCTCGAGACGACAACAACAAG TACGGAGAATGGGACAGCGGCAGTATGCTCGGCCCCGGCTACGACGGCGGGGACGGCTGCTCTGACGATGAGGACGACAGAGAGACCCTGTTCGGATCGGAGCTGCTCTCTCCCAGCGGACAGACCGATGTCCAGACGTTGGCCATCATGCTACAGGAGCAACTGGAGGCCATCAACAAGGAGATTAA GCTGATTcaagaggaaaaagaaagcaCCGAACTCCGGGCAGAAGAGATCGAGAGCCGGGTCAGCAGCGTGGCCCTCGacgcccctctccccccctcctctctgggcgGACGGGACAGCGTCGGCAGGGGGTACATgactccctctctcacctcctctacgTTGGCGTCTCCCTCACCGCCCAGCTCTGGACATTCCACCCCCCGCCTGCCGCATTCCCCCCacagggagacggacagacag AATAGCAAAGATGGAGAAGAATGCAGAGCACTCGCCCTGATTGACTCCAACCCTCCTTCTGTCCCTCGAGCCCTACGATTGGACCGTATGACGCACACTCACCCGGGGGCCGGCCTCGATGACCTCCGGGAATTTCGCAG TCTCTCCGGGGACGGTTCTACCACTGCTAGCCAGGATTCCCTCCACAAAGCcagcaaaaagaaaagcatAAAGTCGTCTATTGGTCGTCTTTTTggcaaaaaggaaaaggggaggaTCGGCGCACACGGGCGTGAATCTTCCTCACTGG CCTCCACACCCTCCGACGACCTGGGTTCAGCTGACCCGCTAGGCCTGCAAAAACTTGGGACTGGAACAGTGGAGAAAGACCGCCGCAGCAAAAAGAA ACACGACCTGTTAGAGGAGGCGTGTCGCCAGGGGCTTCCCTTCGCCTCTTGGGACGGCCCGACCGTCGTCACCTGGCTCGAG CTGTGGGTCGGGATGCCTGCGTGGTACGTAGCAGCGTGCCGCGCCAACGTGAAGAGCGGCGCCATCATGGCCAACCTGTCGGACACGGAGATCCAGCGGGAGATCGGCATCAGCAACCCGCTGCACCGGCTCAAGCTCCGTCTGGCCATCCAGGAAATGGTCTCCCTCACGAGTCCATCGGCACCTGCAAGCACTCACTCT TCGACCAGTAACATCTGGATGACCCACGCTGAGCTGGAGTCTCTCGCTGCGACCACCAAGCCA GAGCAGAACGAGTTTAGCTGGGACCAG atCCTGGCCTATGGAGACATGAACCACGAGTGGGTGGGCAACGAGTGGCTGCCCAGCCTGGGTCTGCCCCAGTACCGCTCCTACTTCATGGAATCGCTGGTGGATGCCCGTATGCTTGATCACCTCACCAAGAAAGAACTGAGGGGCCAGCTGAAGATGGTGGACAGTTTCCACAG GGTGAGTCTTCACTATGGAATCATGTGCTTGAAGCGCTTGAACTATGACAggaaggagctggagaggaggagggatgaaagTCAGCAGCAGAGCCAAG ACGTAATGGTGTGGTCCAATGAGCGAGTGATGTGTTGGGTGCAGTCTATCGGTCTGAAAGAGTTTGCTGACAACCTGTTAGAAAGCGGGGTGCATGGGGCCCTCCTGGCACTAGATGACACCTTTGACTACACAGACttggccctcctcctccagatgcCCAACCAGAACACACAG GCAAGGCAGCTCCTAGACAAGGAGTACAATGCTCTCATCACCATGGGAACCGAGAGGAGACCAGATGAG GACGGCATGAAAACCTTCACACGGTCACCGTCCTGGAGGAAGATGTTTCGAGAGAAGGACCTCCGCGGCATGACTTCAGACTCCTCAGAAACATTACCTGCCAACTTCCGCGCCTCCGCCATCTCGACCCCCTCCGTCACTCTGAGAAAAGTTCAGAGCGAAG GTCCTAGAGGAGAGTCGGGGTCCGTGAGAACATATTCCTGCTAA
- the LOC130204023 gene encoding liprin-alpha-3-like isoform X1, with amino-acid sequence MMMCEVMPTISEDGRSGTGGGPSSPAGAGGDGAAGAGGLSGREAKTGGDEGGSTGNLESLMVNMLTERERLLENLRDTQDCLGTAQLRLRELGHEKESLQRQLSIALPQEFTVLTKELNVCREQLLEREEEISELKAERNNTRLLLEHLECLVSRHERSLRMTVVKRQAQSPAGVSSEVEVLKALKSLFEHHKALDEKVRERLRVALERVSTLEDQLAASSQEVISLRDQIKRRQQGADGGKDRLPNGPSTGLEDSELERQREAEIERQRSELSQLKERLALMCRQVGEIEEQLATARREVTKSEEANQKLQREVKEALCQREDMEERITTLERRYLSAQREATSLHDIKDKLENELASKESLHRQSEEKNRQLQERLDEAKQKLQQTLQRAETLPEIEAQLAQRVAALNKAEERHGNFEERLRQMEAQLEEKNQELQRARQREKMNDEHNKRLSDTVDKLLSESNERLQLHLKERMAALEEKNALSEELSNMKKIQDDLIANKEQLLAELERIQVELDQLRGRPGSSSYSRAGSVSSLPSTLFRRSLPGSASELRYPQGGGSLPSGYSNSSGVVVRRTHRGRWGARDDNNKYGEWDSGSMLGPGYDGGDGCSDDEDDRETLFGSELLSPSGQTDVQTLAIMLQEQLEAINKEIKLIQEEKESTELRAEEIESRVSSVALDAPLPPSSLGGRDSVGRGYMTPSLTSSTLASPSPPSSGHSTPRLPHSPHRETDRQNSKDGEECRALALIDSNPPSVPRALRLDRMTHTHPGAGLDDLREFRSLSGDGSTTASQDSLHKASKKKSIKSSIGRLFGKKEKGRIGAHGRESSSLASTPSDDLGSADPLGLQKLGTGTVEKDRRSKKKHDLLEEACRQGLPFASWDGPTVVTWLELWVGMPAWYVAACRANVKSGAIMANLSDTEIQREIGISNPLHRLKLRLAIQEMVSLTSPSAPASTHSSTSNIWMTHAELESLAATTKPEQNEFSWDQILAYGDMNHEWVGNEWLPSLGLPQYRSYFMESLVDARMLDHLTKKELRGQLKMVDSFHRVSLHYGIMCLKRLNYDRKELERRRDESQQQSQDVMVWSNERVMCWVQSIGLKEFADNLLESGVHGALLALDDTFDYTDLALLLQMPNQNTQARQLLDKEYNALITMGTERRPDEDGMKTFTRSPSWRKMFREKDLRGMTSDSSETLPANFRASAISTPSVTLRKVQSEVGPRGESGSVRTYSC; translated from the exons GAGTTTACCGTGTTGACTAAAGAGTTGAACGTTTGCCGGGAGCAGCttctggagagggaggaggagatttCTGAGCTCAAGGCGGAGAGGAACAACACACGT TTGTTGCTGGAACACCTGGAGTGTCTGGTATCCCGCCATGAGCGCAGTCTGAGGATGACGGTGGTGAAAAGACAAGCCCAGTCCCCGGCGGGGGTCTCCAGTGAGGTGGAAGTCCTCAAGGCCCTCAAGTCTCTGTTTGAGCACCACAAGGCTCTGGATGAGAAG GTGCGTGAGAGGCTCCGCGTGGCCCTCGAGAGGGTGTCCACGTTAGAGGACCAACTCGCTGCCTCCTCTCAAGAG GTGATCTCTCTAAGAGACCAAATTAAAAGACGTCAACAAGGGGCGGACGGCGGGAAAGAT CGACTACCCAATGGTCCCTCCACCGGCCTGGAGGACAGTGAGTTGGAGAGGCAGCGAGAAGCAGAAATAGAGAGGCAGAGATCTGAGCTCTCCCAGCTGAAGGAGAGGTTGGCCCTCATGTGCCGGCAG GTTGGGGAAATAGAGGAGCAGCTTGCGACCGCCAGGAGGGAGGTGACGAAGTCAGAGGAGGCCAATCAGAAGCTCCAAAGGGAAGTGAAAGAG GCCCTTTGCCAAagggaggacatggaggaaagGATCACAACACTAGAACGCAG GTACCTCAGCGCCCAGAGGGAGGCGACTTCTCTTCATGATATCAAAGACAAGCTGGAAAATGAGCTGGCAAGCAAGGAATCActgcacagacag agtGAAGAGAAGAACCGACAGCTGCAGGAGCGTCTGGATGAAGCCAAGCAGAAGCTGCAGCAGACCCTGCAGAGGGCAGAGACTCTGCCTGAGATCGAGGCCCAGCTCGCCCAACGGGTTGCTGCGCTCAACAAG GCCGAGGAGCGCCATGGAAACTTTGAGGAGCGACTGCGGCAAATGGAAGCTCAACTGGAAGAGAAGAACCAGGAGCTGCAGAGG GCGAGGCAGAGGGAAAAGATGAACGACGAACACAACAAACGCCTCTCGGACACGGTGGACAAGCTTCTGTCTGAGTCCAACGAGAGACTGCAGCTCCACCTCAAAGAGAGGATGGCGGCGCTGGAGGAGAAG AACGCTCTCTCCGAGGAACTGTCCAATATGAAGAAAATCCAAGATGATCTTATAGCTAATAAG GAACAGCTCCTGGCTGAGCTGGAGCGAATCCAAGTGGAGCTGGATCAACTGAGAGGCCGGCCGGGCTCTTCTTCATATTCCAG GGCCGGCAGCGTGAGCTCACTTCCCTCCACCCTTTTCCGAAGATCTCTCCCAGGGAGCGCCTCGGAGCTGCGCTACCCCCAGGGCGGAGGCTCGCTCCCGTCCGGCTACAGCAACTCCAGCGGCGTGGTGGTCAGGCGCACGCACCGAGGCCGCTGGGGGGCTCGAGACGACAACAACAAG TACGGAGAATGGGACAGCGGCAGTATGCTCGGCCCCGGCTACGACGGCGGGGACGGCTGCTCTGACGATGAGGACGACAGAGAGACCCTGTTCGGATCGGAGCTGCTCTCTCCCAGCGGACAGACCGATGTCCAGACGTTGGCCATCATGCTACAGGAGCAACTGGAGGCCATCAACAAGGAGATTAA GCTGATTcaagaggaaaaagaaagcaCCGAACTCCGGGCAGAAGAGATCGAGAGCCGGGTCAGCAGCGTGGCCCTCGacgcccctctccccccctcctctctgggcgGACGGGACAGCGTCGGCAGGGGGTACATgactccctctctcacctcctctacgTTGGCGTCTCCCTCACCGCCCAGCTCTGGACATTCCACCCCCCGCCTGCCGCATTCCCCCCacagggagacggacagacag AATAGCAAAGATGGAGAAGAATGCAGAGCACTCGCCCTGATTGACTCCAACCCTCCTTCTGTCCCTCGAGCCCTACGATTGGACCGTATGACGCACACTCACCCGGGGGCCGGCCTCGATGACCTCCGGGAATTTCGCAG TCTCTCCGGGGACGGTTCTACCACTGCTAGCCAGGATTCCCTCCACAAAGCcagcaaaaagaaaagcatAAAGTCGTCTATTGGTCGTCTTTTTggcaaaaaggaaaaggggaggaTCGGCGCACACGGGCGTGAATCTTCCTCACTGG CCTCCACACCCTCCGACGACCTGGGTTCAGCTGACCCGCTAGGCCTGCAAAAACTTGGGACTGGAACAGTGGAGAAAGACCGCCGCAGCAAAAAGAA ACACGACCTGTTAGAGGAGGCGTGTCGCCAGGGGCTTCCCTTCGCCTCTTGGGACGGCCCGACCGTCGTCACCTGGCTCGAG CTGTGGGTCGGGATGCCTGCGTGGTACGTAGCAGCGTGCCGCGCCAACGTGAAGAGCGGCGCCATCATGGCCAACCTGTCGGACACGGAGATCCAGCGGGAGATCGGCATCAGCAACCCGCTGCACCGGCTCAAGCTCCGTCTGGCCATCCAGGAAATGGTCTCCCTCACGAGTCCATCGGCACCTGCAAGCACTCACTCT TCGACCAGTAACATCTGGATGACCCACGCTGAGCTGGAGTCTCTCGCTGCGACCACCAAGCCA GAGCAGAACGAGTTTAGCTGGGACCAG atCCTGGCCTATGGAGACATGAACCACGAGTGGGTGGGCAACGAGTGGCTGCCCAGCCTGGGTCTGCCCCAGTACCGCTCCTACTTCATGGAATCGCTGGTGGATGCCCGTATGCTTGATCACCTCACCAAGAAAGAACTGAGGGGCCAGCTGAAGATGGTGGACAGTTTCCACAG GGTGAGTCTTCACTATGGAATCATGTGCTTGAAGCGCTTGAACTATGACAggaaggagctggagaggaggagggatgaaagTCAGCAGCAGAGCCAAG ACGTAATGGTGTGGTCCAATGAGCGAGTGATGTGTTGGGTGCAGTCTATCGGTCTGAAAGAGTTTGCTGACAACCTGTTAGAAAGCGGGGTGCATGGGGCCCTCCTGGCACTAGATGACACCTTTGACTACACAGACttggccctcctcctccagatgcCCAACCAGAACACACAG GCAAGGCAGCTCCTAGACAAGGAGTACAATGCTCTCATCACCATGGGAACCGAGAGGAGACCAGATGAG GACGGCATGAAAACCTTCACACGGTCACCGTCCTGGAGGAAGATGTTTCGAGAGAAGGACCTCCGCGGCATGACTTCAGACTCCTCAGAAACATTACCTGCCAACTTCCGCGCCTCCGCCATCTCGACCCCCTCCGTCACTCTGAGAAAAGTTCAGAGCGAAG TAGGTCCTAGAGGAGAGTCGGGGTCCGTGAGAACATATTCCTGCTAA
- the fgf21 gene encoding fibroblast growth factor 21: protein MFLFPCTSFSYLSSFLFIIPLPFSLSFYLTDSNPLLSFSNQVREVHLYTENHRRGMYLQMTLDGRVSGGDAHTADSVLELKSVQAGHVVIKGRRSSLFLCMDGGGRLSGKGQYSEADCTFRELLLADGYTRFLSSLHRFPVSLASRQSPDRHSIPFTRFLPLRIALAEESVSEQPPDSQRRFHVDSGDLLGMAVNTVDSPQFSEHK from the exons atgtttttgtttccatGCACCTCCTTCTCTTACCTGTCTTCATTTCTCTTCATCATCCCgcttcctttctccctctcgTTCTATCTCACTGACTCCAACCCACTTTTATCCTTCAGTAATCAAGTCAGAGAGGTACACCTCTACACAG AGAATCACAGAAGAGGGATGTACCTGCAGATGACTCTGGATGGGAGAGTGTCAGGAGGCGACGCTCACACCGCTGACA GTGTCCTGGAGCTGAAATCAGTCCAAGCGGGCCATGTTGTCATCAAGGGACGGAGGtcgtctctgttcctctgcatGGACGGCGGCGGCCGTTTGAGCGGGAAG GGGCAGTACTCGGAGGCCGACTGCACCTTcagggagctgctgctggcagATGGATACACTCGTTTCCTTTCCTCGCTGCACAGATTCCCCGTGTCTTTGGCGTCGAGACAGTCCCCGGACCGACACAGCATCCCCTTCACTCGATTCCTACCGCTTCGGATCGCTTTGGCGGAGGAGAGTGTGTCCGAACAGCCACCGGACAGTCAGAGACGCTTCCACGTGGACTCCGGTGATCTTCTTGGAATGGCTGTGAACACGGTGGACAGTCCTCAGTTCTCAGAGCACAAGTAA